In Pantoea agglomerans, the genomic stretch CCGCCTGGTGGTTTAATGACCAGCTCGACGGCATGCAGCGCCAGATGACGCAGCTGGCGCAGATGGGCCTGCTCAGCCGCTTTGTCGGCATGCTGACCGACAGCCGCAGCTTCCTCTCCTATACGCGCCACGAATATTTCCGCCGCCTGCTGTGCCAGATGATTGGCCGCTGGGTTGAGAACGGCGAAGCGCCGGACGACGAGGCGCTGCTGGGCCAGATGGTGCAAAACATCTGCTTCAATAACGCGCGCGACTACTTCGGCATCGAGCTGGGAGCCTGAGCATGCAGCGGCTAAACCGTCACGACTTTCCCGGCGCGATCTACAGCGAGCGCGTTATCCAGTTTGGCGAAGGCAACTTTCTGCGCGCCTTTATCGACTGGCAGCTCGACTGGCTGAACCAGCATCAGGGCATCGACGCGGGCATCGTGGTGGTGCGGCCGCGCAACCGCGCCGTCAGCGACACGCTGAACCAGCAGGACGGGCTCTATACCACCCTAATCCGCGGGCTTAACGAGCAGGGCGAGCGCGTCAGTGAAACGCGTCTGATCCGCAGTCTGAACCGTGAGATCCAGCCCGCTACCCAGTACGACGATTTTCTGGCGCTGGCGCGCGCGCCGCAGATGCGGTTCCTCTTTTCTAACACCACCGAAGCGGGCATCACCTTTGCCGAAGGGGATCGCCTGACGGATGCGCCCGCATCCAGCTTTCCCGGCAAGCTGACGCAGCTGTTATGGACGCGCTTTGAACACTTCAGCGGCGCCAGCGACAAGGGCTGGCTGATTGTGCCCTGCGAGCTGATCGACCATAACGGCGACGCGCTGCGCGAGCTGGTGCTGCGCTATGCGCGCCACTGGCAGCTGCCGGAAAGCTTCGCCGCCTGGGTGTCGCAGCACTGCGTGTTTTACAACACGCTGGTGGACCGCATCGTGACTGGTTTCCCGCCGGAGAGCGAGGCGCTTGCCGCTCAGCTCGGCTACGAGGATCGTTTTCTGGTGGCGGGCGAGGTCTACTACCAGTTCATTCTGCAGGGGCCGCGCGCGCTGTTCGCTGAGCTGAAGCTCGATGCGCTGGCGCCGCAGGTGCGGCTGGTAGAGGACATTGCGCCGTGGAAGGCGCAGAAAGTGGCGATCCTCAACGGCGCGCATACCGCCATGGTGCCGGTGGCGTTTCAGGCGGGTCTGGAGAGCGTCGGCGACGCAATGGCCGATCCCGCCATTGCGGACTTTGTCGATCGCCTGCTGCGCGAGGAGATCATTCCTACGCTGGATCTGCCGCGCAGCGAGCTGCACGCCTTTGCCGACGCGGTCGAGCGGCGTTTCCGCAACCCTTTTATCCGCCATGCGCTGCTCTCTATCGCGCTTAACGGAATGACCAAGTTTCGCACCCGCCTGCTGACGCCGCTGCTGGCGGCGCATGCGCAGAGCGGGGTCTGGCCGCCGCGCCTGACCTTTGCGCTGGCGGCGCTGATCGCCTTCTATCGCGGCGCGTCGGGAGAAAAAAGCTGGCCGCTGCAGGATGACGCGCACTGGCTGGCGCGCTTTGAAAAAAACTGGCACGCCCTTAATAACGACCAGATCTCCCCGGAACAGCTGGTGCGCGAGGTGTTAAGCGACGCGCAGCACTGGGGAGAAGATTTGACCCGGCGGCCGCAGCTGGCGCACGAGGTCAGCCGACACCTGCAAAATATCATCGTCCACGGCATGCGTGAGGCGTTGAGCACACTGGGATAAAGCTATGCAAGACGCGATTAAGATTCACTCTCAGGATAACGTCGCCGTGGCGCTGCGCGACTTAGAGGCGGGGCAGACCATCGATCTGCAGCAGACGGCGGTGCAGCTGCTGCAGGCGGTGACGCGCGGCCATAAGTTTGCGCTGCGTCCCCTCGCCGAGGGCGAGCAGGTGATCAAGTATGGGCTGCCGATCGCGCACGCCACGCAGCCGATCGCCGCAGGCGAGGTGATCCACTCCAGCAACGCACGCACCAACCTGAGCGATCTGGACGAGTACGACTACCGACCGGAGTTTGTTGAGGTGCCGCCGCAGCCGGGCGATCGCGAGGTGCAGATCTATCGCCGCGCCAGTGGCGATGTCGGGATCCGCAACGAGCTGTGGATCCTGCCGACCGTCGGCTGCGTTAACGGCATAGCGCGTCAGATCCTGCAGCGTTTTCTGAAAGAGACCGATAACGCGGCGGGCACCGACGGTGCGTTTCTGTTCAGCCATACCTTTGGCTGTTCGCAGCTGGGTCAGGATCATGAGAATACCCGCACCATGCTGCAAAATATGGTGCGCCACCCTAACGCCGGCGCGGTGCTGGTAATTGGCCTCGGCTGCGAAAACAACCAGGTCGATGCCTTCCGCGAGACGCTGGGGCTGCCGGAAAGCGATCGCATTCAGTTTATGGTGTGCCAGCAGCACGACGACGAGGTAGAAGCGGGACTGGAGCATCTGCGCGCCCTGTATGAGGCGATGCGTCACGACCGACGCCAGCCGGGCAGGCTGAGCGAGCTGAAGTTCGGGCTGGAGTGCGGCGGCTCCGACGGCTTCTCCGGCATTACCGCTAACCCGCTGCTGGGGCGTTTCTCCGATCAGATGATCGCCAACGGCGGCACCACGGTGCTGACCGAGGTGCCGGAAATGTTCGGCGCGGAGCGTATTCTGATGAGCCGCTGCCGCGATGAGTCGACCTTTGAGAAGACCGTGGCGATGATCAACGACTTCAAGCGCTACTTTATCGATCATCAGCAGCCGATTTATGAGAATCCGTCGCCGGGCAATAAAGCGGGCGGCATTACCACGCTGGAAGAGAAGTCGCTGGGCTGCACCCAGAAAGCGGGCTCCAGCCAGGTGGTGGACGTGCTGAAGTATGGCGAGCGGCTGAAAACGCCGGGGCTGAATCTGCTGAGCGCGCCGGGCAACGACGCGGTCGCCACCAGCGCGCTGGCGGGCGCGGGCTGCCATATGGTGCTGTTCAGCACCGGGCGCGGCACCCCCTACGGCGGTTTTGTACCGACGGTGAAGCTGGCGACCAACACGCCGCTGGCGGAGAAGAAGCCGCACTGGATCGATTTTAACGCGGGCCGTCTGCTGGAAGGGATGAGCATGGATGCGCTGCTGGAAGATTTCGTCGACACCATCGTGGCGATAGCCAGCGGCGAGCTGACCAATAACGAGAAGAACGATTTCCGCGAGCTGGCGATTTTTAAAAGCGGCGTTACGTTATAAATCACTGCTTCAGACGGCGCTGCTTCAGGCAGCACAAAAGCTCAGAGAGCGGGCGGCATGGAACGGGGAGCAAAGCGTCCCGCGCCATGGATGGCGCGGGACGAGCGAGCAGGGATGCGAAAAGCGCCTTTGCGATCGGTCCATGCCACCCGCGAGGGCACGACGCTAACAGACAACAATAGCGAAAGGTAACGACGAGCCTGGGCGCGGATTAAACGGCGCAAAAGTTCAAAGCGCGGGCGGCATGGAACGGGGAGCAAAGCGTCCCGCGCCATGGACGGCGCGGGCCGAGCGAGCAGGGATGCGAAAAGCGCCTTTGCGATCGGTCCATGCCACCCGCGAGGGCACGACGCTAACAGACGGCAATAGCGAAGGGTAACCACGAGCCAGCGCGGATGAAACGGCTTTGGCTGCGGCTTTAACCGCAACCTCAGCCGCATAGCTAAAGATTAAGCCCGGCTGGTTTCCCGCTCGGCTTCCGCCTGACAGACCGCGGCGGTAAACAGAATATCGGTCGAGGAGTTCAGCGCCGTTTCGGCGGAATCCTGCAGCACGCTGATAATAAAACCGGTTGCCACCACCTGCATCGCCAGCTCGTTGGGAATACCGAACATATTACAGGCCACCGGGATCAGCAGCAGCGAACCACCCGCCACGCCCGAAGCGCCACAGGCGCACAGCGACGCCACCAGACTCAGCAGAATCGCGGTCGACACGTCCACCTGAATCCCCAGCGTATGCACCGCCGCCAGCGTCAGCACGGTAATGGTGATAGAGGCGCCCGCCATACTGATGGTCGCGCCCAGCGGAATCGACACCGAATAGGTATCCTCATCCAGCTTCAGGCGTTTCGCCAGCGCCATATTCACCGGAATATTGGCAGCAGAACTGCGGGTAAAAAAGGCGGTCACGCCGCTCTCGCGCAGGCAGGTAAACACCAGCGGATAGGGATTACGGCGGATCTTGCTGTAGACCAGCATCGGGTTCACCACCAGCGCCATCAGCGCCATACAGCCCAGCAGCAGCGCCAGCAGGTGCGCATACTGCCACAGCGCGCCAAAGCCGGTAGAGGCCAGAATCGAGGCCACCAGGCCGAAAATGCCGACTGGCGCGCAGCGGATCACGCAGCGAACCAGCCAGGTGACGGCGCTGGAGGCGTCGTTAAGCAGGGCGCGCGTGCCGGGCGTGCTGTGACGAAACGCCAGACCGAGACCGATCGCCCATACCAGAATGCCGATATAGTTTGCTTCCATCAGCGCGGTAATCGGGTTCGCCACCATATTCATCAGCAGACCGCGCAGCACCTCGGTAATGCCCGACGGCGGCGTAATCTCGGTTTTGCCCACCGCCAGCGTCAGCGTCTGCGGCATCAGGTGGCTGAACACTACCGCAATCACCGCGGCAAAAAAGGTGCTTAACAGATAGAGCGCGATAATCGGTTTGATATTGGTCTTCTGACCCTGCTGATGATTAGCGATCGAGGCGATCACCAGCACCAGCACCAGCAGCGGCGCAACCGCCTTCAGCGCGCTGACGAACAGCTCGCCCAGCAGGCCGACGGCCAGCGCGGCATCCTTCGAGACCCAGGCCAGCGCCACGCCGGCCACCAGCCCTACCATAATTTGTTTCACCAGGCTTCCTGCGAGTAGCGCGCCCAGACGACCGGAAAGTGAGTTCTGCATAATTGTTCTTTACGTTGTAGCGGGATGTGGCTTCAGAGGGCGTCGATTAACGCGCCTGAAGCGGTTTGCCCGGCGAAGTATAAGGAAAAGAGCGGGCGAGGAAAGAGATAATTCTGCCGCTGAGAGGAGGATCGGGTTTCTATTATGCTGTATGAAGAGAGTGTGACAGAGCGATGAAATGTCGCATCCGGGGCTGGCAAAATAAAACAGGGGCATTACCTGCCCCTGTAGCGGATTATTGCGAGAGTTTTTTCTGGTCCCTTTTGCGATTCACCCAGGTGTTGATCAACAGGGTCGAGCCGAGGATCACGCCGACGACGCTCAGCGAGACTGCCACCGGGATATGATAGAACTCGACGATCAGCATCTTAATGCCGATAAACACCAGCACGATCGCCAGGCCATATTTGAGCATCGAGAAGCGCTCGGCGACGTTGGCCAGCAGAAAGTACATCGCGCGCAGGCCGAGAATAGCGAACAGGTTAGAGGTCAGCACGATAAAGGGATCGGTGGTCACGGCGAAGATCGCCGGGATACTGTCGACCGCGAAAATCACGTCGCTCAGCTCAACCATAATCAATACCAGCAGCAGCGGCGTGGCAAACAGCACGCCGTTCCGGCGGGTGAAAAACTTCTCGCCCTCCAGCTCGTCGGTCATGCGCAGATGCTTGCGCAGCCAGCGCACCACCGGCTTGTCGCCCACCGCGTTTTCATCATCCTCTTTGGCGAAGGCCATCTTCAGGCCGGTCAGCAGCAGGAACGCGCCGAACAGATAGAGGATCCAGCTAAACTGCGTTACCAGCCAGCTGCCCGCGAAAATCATAATGGTGCGCAGCACAATCGCGCCCAGCACGCCGTAAATCAGCACGCGGCGCTGCAGCGCAGCGGGAATAGAGAAGTAGCTGAAGAGCATCAGCCAGACAAAGACGTTATCGACCGCCAGCGCTTTTTCCAGCACGTAACCGGTTAAAAACGCCAGGGTTTGTGAGGTGGCGACTTCGCGCCCGGCGCTCCCCTCCAGATACCACCAGAAGGCGGCACTAAACAGCAGCGACACCGACACCCAAATCAGCGACCAGATGGCCGCCTGTTTAAAACTCATGGTCTGCGAGCCACGACGTCCCTGTAAAAAGAGATCGATCGCCAGCATGATAAGCACCACTACCGCAAAGCTGCCCCAGAGAAGAGGCGTTCCTACAGTCTGCATAGCGTTTCCTGCCCTGAAATAAAAAACGGCTGAAGTCAGAAGACGTCAGCCGCTTTACAAAGATGTAAGCAAACCTCGCCTTCCGGCAAGGTCTCACTTACAACGCAGAATCAGATTCCGGGTTGCCTGCCGACCGGATGCTCAGGCATCGTAATGACGATCGTACAGCTTACAAGTTACTCCCCTTTGCTGGCAGTTAAGATAGGCGCTGGCCGGGAAAGAGGCAATAGCGGACCATTCATATTTAGACATATTTACACAAGCCGATGATCGGCAGGGAAAATGACGCCGGTCTGGCGGCGGATCTCGGTCAGCAGCGCGGCGGTGATGCGCGCGCGCTCCAGCCCCGGATGCTCGACGCAATGCTGCCGCACCAGCTGCGCAAAGGTGTGAGCCTCATAAAGCATGGTATTGATATGCTGAGGCTGGCTGAGATCCTGCACCTGTGGGGCGCTCTGGCGCAGCGCCAGGCTGACCGACTGCATCTCCGACAGCTTTTCGATCAGCAGCGAACCCGCTTCGCCCTGAATTTCGCTGGCGATGCGCGAGTCGCTGACCTTGGAGTGCAGCAGCGTGACGTCGAAGTCGCCATAGTCGAGCAGCACGCTGCCGTGGCCGTCAACGCCGCTCGCCAGCAGCGTCGCGCTGGCCTTCACCCCCTGCGGCGCGCCCCACAGCGCCACCGCCGTCGCCAGGCAGTAGTAGCCGATATCCATTATCGAGCCATTAGACCAGCGCGGATCAAAGGTGTTGGGATGCTCGCCGTCGAGGTAGCGCTGATAGCGCGACGAATACTGGCAGTAGCTGAACAGCGCTTTGCGCAGCGGCCCGATGGCGGGCAGCGCCTGCTGCAGCTGCGCGAAATTAGGCAGGCTGGCGGTTTTAAACGCCTCGAACAGGATCACCTGATGCTGCCGGGCGCAGGCGATCATCTGCTCCGCCTCATGCAGGTTGGAGGCGAGCGGCTTTTCGCAGATAACGTGCTTGCCGTGCGACATAAACAGCAGCGCCTGCTCGCAGTGCAGGGCGTTCGGACTCGCCAGGTAGACCGCGTCGATAAGATCGCTGGCGGCCAGCGCCTCCAGCGAGGTAAAAAGATGCGAACAGGGATAGTCAGCGGCGAAGGCCTCCGCCTGCTGCTGCGTGCGCGAATAGATGGCGTTCAGGCGCAGATGGCCGGTTTCATGCGCGGCATCGATAAACTGGCGCGTTATCCAGTTGGTTCCCACAATAGCAAAACGGATCACATCGGCTCTCCTGCGGCAAATAGCGGCAGAGTAGCATGCAGGCGAGCGGGCGCAAGCGTCGGAAAGAAGGGGTATTTGATCCTGCGATCCGCCTTCCAATATAGTGATGACGCAACGGCGACTGGCTGAAAAAGGTGGAGAAGGCGCTTGAAAGGAAGTAAACACGCACTGAACTGGACCACGCTGCTGGTCGCAATCCCGGTAGGCGTCGCGGCGTCGCTGGTGACGCTGGCGTTTCGCGGCGTTATCGAGCTGATCAACCGCGTGCTGTTCAGCAGCGACAGTGAGATTACCGTGGCGATGCACGTCTGGCCGTGGATCTTCTGGCCGCTGCTGGTGGGCGCGGGCGGCGTGCTGGCGGGATTTTTTCTGCGCTACGCGGTGAGTATCGAGCAGCAGCAGACGGTTAAGACCGACTATCTGGAGGTCATTAACGCGCGGCTCGATGCGGTGCCGACCCGTACCTCGCTGTTTCGCGCGCTCTCCTCTATCGCCAGCATCGGATCGGGCGCCTCTATCGGTAAAGAGGGGCCGATGGTGCAGCTCTCCGCGCTGTGCGGCAGCGTGCTGGGCCGCTGTATGCCCGCCGCACTCAACCTGAAAAACAGCGATGTGGTGGCGATGGCCGCCGCCGCAGGGCTCTCATCGGTCTACCACGCGCCGCTGGCGTCGGCGATCTTCGTCGCGGAAATCGCCTTCGGCATCTCGGCGCTGCAGCGTCTGATCCCGCTGGTCATCGCCTCTTCGGTCGCCGTGATGACCATGTGGTCGCTGGGCTTCCGCAACGCGCTCTATCCGCTGGCGGACGCCAGCTTTCAGATGGACCTCAGCAGCCTGCTGCTGACGGTGGTTATTGGCCTGGCGGCCGGGCTGGCGGGCTGGCTGCTGATTAAGCTTATCGCGCGCAGCAAAGCGCTGTTCAGTCATATCCGTTCGCTGCCGCTGCGGCTGGGTGTCGGCGGCCTGGCGGTGGGGCTGCTGGCGCTGATCTCTACCGATATTCTGGGCAACGGCTATGAAGTGATCGTTAAAATCATGGCGGGCGACTATCTGCTGCCCGGCCTGCTGCTGCTGCTGGTGCTGAAGACGCTGGCGACCACCCTGTCGGTCGGCTCCAACGCGGTAGGCGGCCTGTTTACGCCGTCGCTGCTGATCGGCGCGCTGCTGGGCGTGGCGCTGGCGACGCTGGGCGCGGCGCTGCATCTGCCGCTCGGCAACGTGCTGCTTTACGCGGCGATCGGTATGGCGGCGGTGCTGGCCGCGGTCAGCCAGGCGCCGCTGATGGCGATCCTGATGGTGCTGGAGATGACGCTCAACAGCTCGCTGCTCTTTCCGGTGATGATCGCCGCCGTGCTGGCGTCAATGGTGGTCTACCGCCTGCAGTCCGCCAGCACCTATCCGGTGGTCGGCAACCACTTTCACCGCTCGGAGGCGAAATATGACTTCGACAATATGCGCGTGGCGCAGCTGATTATTCCGGGAGCGGCGCTGCAGCCGCAGGAGTCGGTTGGGCAGGCGCTGGCGGTCAGCTCGCTGAAGCGCGAGCGCTACGTCTACGTTATCAACGCGGCGGGCGCCTTTCTCGGCGTGGTGTCGATCCACGATATCGCGCGCAAGGTGCTGGCGCAGGAGATCACGCTGGATTCGCCGGTCTCTACGGTAATGGACGATAACTTTCCCTTCGTCTACCAGAACCAGAGCATGCGCGAAGGCTGGGAGGCGTTCGCGCGCGTCACGCTGGAGCGCCTGCCGGTGCTGAATAATCCGCAGGAGAAGCGTTTCCTCGGCGCGCTGACCAAAACCAGCCTGATCCAGAAAGCGCAGGAGTTCCTTTAGGCGGCGTTGCCGCGCATCGCCTGATCCGTCATCCAGAGGCGGGCGTCGAACTCCAGCTGATGGTAGTCCGGCTCCATATGGCAGCAGAGCTGATAGAACGCCTTGTCGTGCTCTTTCTCTTTCAGGTGCGCCAGCTCGTGTACCACGATCATGCGCAGAAAGGGCTCGGGGGCGAGGCGGAAAAAGGTCGAGACGCGGATCTCCGCTTTGGCCTTAAGCTTGCCGCCCTGAACGCGCGATACCGCCGTATGCAGGCCGAGCGCGTGCTTCATCACCTTGATTTTATTGTCCCAGAGCACTTTATTGATGGGCGGAGCGTTGCGCATAAAGCGATTTTTTAGCGCCTGGGTATAGTCGTATAACGCTTTATCGCTAACGATATCGTGGGTGTCGGGATAGCGCTGCTGCAAAAAAGCGCCAAGTTTTTCATTGTCGATCAGCGTCTGCACCTGCTGAAGGATGTTCTCAGGATAACCCTGCAGATAGATAAGTGAGGACATTAGGGATTCCCGGCGAAAGACAGTATACTGCGCCCCCTTTTTAGGGCGTAAAACAGCCAGATTGTACCAGCCGGAGAATTCATGAGCCAACTTGAACTAGTGGATCGCACCCTGATCCTGCATCGTTTTCCGCAAATGCGTGAAGAGAGCCCGCTTCAGGCGTGGGACGCGGCGGATGAATATCTGCTGCAGCAGACGCTGCCGGAAGGGCCGATCCTGGTGTTCAACGACAGCTTCGGCGCGCTCACCTGCGCGCTTAACCCGCGTCCGGTCTGGCACGTCAGCGACTCCTGGCTCAGCCAGCAGGCGACGCGGCAAAACCTGCGCCTGAACGCGCTCGACGACGGCGAAGTGCATTTTCTCAGCAGCCTCGATCCGCTGCCCGCCGCGCCGGCGGCGGTGCTGATTAAGGTGCCGAAAACCCTGGCGCTGCTGGAGCAGCAGCTGCGCGCCCTGCGCGAAGTGGTGACCGCCGATACGGTGATCCTGGCGGCGGCGCGCGCCAAAGAGATCCACAACTCGACGCTGCAGCTGTTCGAGAAGATCCTCGGCGACACCCGTACCTCGCTGGCGTGGAAAAAAGCGCGTCTGATCTATACCCAGTTCAGCGCACCGACGCTGGCACCGCAGGCATCGACCACCGTCTGGCCGCTGGACGGGACGCCGTACCAGATCCACAACCACGCCAACGTCTTCTCGCGCACCTCGCTGGATATCGGCGCACGCCTCTTTATGCAGCACCTGCCGGAAAATATCGAAGGCGAGATTGTCGATCTCGGCTGCGGCAACGGGGTGATCGGCCTGATGGCGCTGGAGAGCAATCCGCAGGCGGAGGTGCATTTTCTCGATGAGTCTTATATGGCGGTGGCGTCGAGCCAGCTTAACGTCGAGGTGAACCGGCCGCAGGATCTGGCGCGCTGCCAGTTTCGCTTCAACAACGTGCTGAGCGGCTACCCTTCAGACCGCCTGCATGCCGTGCTCTGCAACCCGCCGTTCCATCAGCAGCACGCCGTCACCGACCACCTGGCGTGGCAGATGTTCCGCGACGCCAAACGCTGCCTGCAGTACGGCGGCGAGCTGCGCATCGTCGGCAACCGCCACCTCGACTATCACCACAAGCTGAAAAAACTGTTCGGCAACTGCACGCTGGTGGCTTCGAACCAGAAGTTCGTGGTGCTGCGCGCGGTAAAGATGCGCTGATCAGATAGCCAGCGCCAGCTGCACCGCCTGGGCGATCGCCCGGCGGGCATCCAGCTCCAGCGCCACGTCGGCGCCGCCTATAAGGTGAACGGCTTTGCCGCGCGCACGCAGCGCGGCCTCCAGCGCACGCTGCGGCTCCTGACCGGCGCAGATAATCACGTTATCCACCGCCACTCTCTCCACTGCGCCATCACGGCGCAGCAGCAGCCCCTTATCATCGATCGCCAGATACTCGACGCCGCCCCACATCTGCACGCCGCGCGCCTGCAGCGTGGCGCGATGGATCCAGCCGGTGGTTTTGCCCAGCCCCGCGCCCGGTTTACCCGGCTTGCGCTGCAGCAGCCAGATGGCGCGAGCGGCAGGCAGCGGCCTGGGGTACGTCAGGCCGCCGCGCTGCGCCAGCGTCAGATCGATGCCCCATTCGCGGCAGAAGCTTTCGCTGTTCTGCTCTTCTGCCGGCTGAGAGAGGTACATGGCGGTATCGAAGCCGATGCCGCCTGCGCCGATAATGGCGACGCGGCTGCCCACCGGTTTTTTGTCGCGCAGCACCTCAAGATAGCTCAGCACGCTGGGATGATCGATGCCGGGGATCGCTGGCGTGCGCGGCTGAATGCCGGTCGCCAGCACCACCTCATCGGCCTCGTCCAGATCTGCCGCCGTTACCCGGCGGCCGGTAGATATCCTGACGCCAGCGGCGGCAAGCTGGTGGGCAAAGTAGCGCAGGGTTTCGCTGAACTCCGCTTTGCCCGGGATCTGGCGCGCGATATTGAACTGGCCGCCGATGGCGTCGTCAGCTTCATAGAGTTGCACCCGATGGCCGCGCTGCGCCGCCTGCAGCGCGAAGGCCATGCCCGCCGGACCGGCGCCCACCACCGCGATAAACTTCGGCGCAGCGCAGGGCGTGACCGGCATCAGGGATTCGTGGCAGGCGCGCGGATTCACCAGACAGGAGGTGACCTTACCCACAAAGATCTGGTCGAGGCAGGCCTGGTTGCAGGCGATACAGGTATTAATGCTCTGCGCCGCGCCGCGCGCCGATTTGCTGACAAAGGCGGCGTCGGCGAGAAACGGACGTGCCAGCGACACCATATCCGCACAGCCGCTCTGCAGCAGCTGCTCGGCGACCTGCGGATGGTTGATGCGGTTGGTGGCGATCACCGGCACCGAAACATGCTGCCGCAGCCGTTGCGCCGCCGTGGCGAAGGCCGCGCGCGGTACCGAAGTGGCGATGGTTGGAACGCGCGCTTCATGCCAGCCGATGCCGGTATTGAACAGGGTGACGCCGCACTTTTCCAGTTCCGCCGCCAGCGCCAGTGTCTCTTCCAGCGAGCTGCCGTCCTCCACCAGATCGAGCATCGACAGACGAATGATCACGATAAAGTCGCAGCCCACGGCGTCGCGCACCGCGCGGGTAACGGCCAGCGCAAACGCCTGTCGGCGCGTAGCGTCGCCGCCCCAGCGGTCGCTGCGCTGGTTGGTGCGCGGCGCTAAAAACTGATTAATCAGGTAGCCTTCTGAGCCCATAATCTCCACGCCGTCATAGCCTGCCTGCCGCGCCAGCCGGGCGCAGCGCGCGAAATCGTCGATGGTTTGCAGGATCGTCTGCTCATTCATCTCCTGCGGCAGATAAGGGTTAATGGGTGCCTGAATCGCCGAGGGGGCCACCAGATCCTGCTGGTAGCTGTAGCGGCCGGTATGCAGGATCTGCAGGGCGATTTTGCCGCCTTCCGCATGTACCGCGTCGGTGATCGGGCGATGCCAGTCGCACTGCTCCGGCGAGACCAGCGTCGCGCCATGCTTTATGGCCACTCCCTGCGCGTTGGGGGCGACGCCGCCGGTGACGATCAGCGCGACGCCTTCGCGCACGCGCTCGCCATAAAACGCGGCAAGGCGCTGCGCGCCCTCGGGATGCTCTTCCAGTCCGGTATGCATCGAACCCATCAGGAAGCGGTTGCGCAGCTGCGTAAACCCCAGATCGAGCGGGGCGAACAGAGCAGGGTAGGCG encodes the following:
- a CDS encoding tagaturonate reductase — translated: MQRLNRHDFPGAIYSERVIQFGEGNFLRAFIDWQLDWLNQHQGIDAGIVVVRPRNRAVSDTLNQQDGLYTTLIRGLNEQGERVSETRLIRSLNREIQPATQYDDFLALARAPQMRFLFSNTTEAGITFAEGDRLTDAPASSFPGKLTQLLWTRFEHFSGASDKGWLIVPCELIDHNGDALRELVLRYARHWQLPESFAAWVSQHCVFYNTLVDRIVTGFPPESEALAAQLGYEDRFLVAGEVYYQFILQGPRALFAELKLDALAPQVRLVEDIAPWKAQKVAILNGAHTAMVPVAFQAGLESVGDAMADPAIADFVDRLLREEIIPTLDLPRSELHAFADAVERRFRNPFIRHALLSIALNGMTKFRTRLLTPLLAAHAQSGVWPPRLTFALAALIAFYRGASGEKSWPLQDDAHWLARFEKNWHALNNDQISPEQLVREVLSDAQHWGEDLTRRPQLAHEVSRHLQNIIVHGMREALSTLG
- a CDS encoding UxaA family hydrolase; protein product: MQDAIKIHSQDNVAVALRDLEAGQTIDLQQTAVQLLQAVTRGHKFALRPLAEGEQVIKYGLPIAHATQPIAAGEVIHSSNARTNLSDLDEYDYRPEFVEVPPQPGDREVQIYRRASGDVGIRNELWILPTVGCVNGIARQILQRFLKETDNAAGTDGAFLFSHTFGCSQLGQDHENTRTMLQNMVRHPNAGAVLVIGLGCENNQVDAFRETLGLPESDRIQFMVCQQHDDEVEAGLEHLRALYEAMRHDRRQPGRLSELKFGLECGGSDGFSGITANPLLGRFSDQMIANGGTTVLTEVPEMFGAERILMSRCRDESTFEKTVAMINDFKRYFIDHQQPIYENPSPGNKAGGITTLEEKSLGCTQKAGSSQVVDVLKYGERLKTPGLNLLSAPGNDAVATSALAGAGCHMVLFSTGRGTPYGGFVPTVKLATNTPLAEKKPHWIDFNAGRLLEGMSMDALLEDFVDTIVAIASGELTNNEKNDFRELAIFKSGVTL
- the sstT gene encoding serine/threonine transporter SstT gives rise to the protein MQNSLSGRLGALLAGSLVKQIMVGLVAGVALAWVSKDAALAVGLLGELFVSALKAVAPLLVLVLVIASIANHQQGQKTNIKPIIALYLLSTFFAAVIAVVFSHLMPQTLTLAVGKTEITPPSGITEVLRGLLMNMVANPITALMEANYIGILVWAIGLGLAFRHSTPGTRALLNDASSAVTWLVRCVIRCAPVGIFGLVASILASTGFGALWQYAHLLALLLGCMALMALVVNPMLVYSKIRRNPYPLVFTCLRESGVTAFFTRSSAANIPVNMALAKRLKLDEDTYSVSIPLGATISMAGASITITVLTLAAVHTLGIQVDVSTAILLSLVASLCACGASGVAGGSLLLIPVACNMFGIPNELAMQVVATGFIISVLQDSAETALNSSTDILFTAAVCQAEAERETSRA
- a CDS encoding TerC family protein, which gives rise to MQTVGTPLLWGSFAVVVLIMLAIDLFLQGRRGSQTMSFKQAAIWSLIWVSVSLLFSAAFWWYLEGSAGREVATSQTLAFLTGYVLEKALAVDNVFVWLMLFSYFSIPAALQRRVLIYGVLGAIVLRTIMIFAGSWLVTQFSWILYLFGAFLLLTGLKMAFAKEDDENAVGDKPVVRWLRKHLRMTDELEGEKFFTRRNGVLFATPLLLVLIMVELSDVIFAVDSIPAIFAVTTDPFIVLTSNLFAILGLRAMYFLLANVAERFSMLKYGLAIVLVFIGIKMLIVEFYHIPVAVSLSVVGVILGSTLLINTWVNRKRDQKKLSQ
- a CDS encoding Gfo/Idh/MocA family protein encodes the protein MIRFAIVGTNWITRQFIDAAHETGHLRLNAIYSRTQQQAEAFAADYPCSHLFTSLEALAASDLIDAVYLASPNALHCEQALLFMSHGKHVICEKPLASNLHEAEQMIACARQHQVILFEAFKTASLPNFAQLQQALPAIGPLRKALFSYCQYSSRYQRYLDGEHPNTFDPRWSNGSIMDIGYYCLATAVALWGAPQGVKASATLLASGVDGHGSVLLDYGDFDVTLLHSKVSDSRIASEIQGEAGSLLIEKLSEMQSVSLALRQSAPQVQDLSQPQHINTMLYEAHTFAQLVRQHCVEHPGLERARITAALLTEIRRQTGVIFPADHRLV
- a CDS encoding chloride channel protein, whose product is MKGSKHALNWTTLLVAIPVGVAASLVTLAFRGVIELINRVLFSSDSEITVAMHVWPWIFWPLLVGAGGVLAGFFLRYAVSIEQQQTVKTDYLEVINARLDAVPTRTSLFRALSSIASIGSGASIGKEGPMVQLSALCGSVLGRCMPAALNLKNSDVVAMAAAAGLSSVYHAPLASAIFVAEIAFGISALQRLIPLVIASSVAVMTMWSLGFRNALYPLADASFQMDLSSLLLTVVIGLAAGLAGWLLIKLIARSKALFSHIRSLPLRLGVGGLAVGLLALISTDILGNGYEVIVKIMAGDYLLPGLLLLLVLKTLATTLSVGSNAVGGLFTPSLLIGALLGVALATLGAALHLPLGNVLLYAAIGMAAVLAAVSQAPLMAILMVLEMTLNSSLLFPVMIAAVLASMVVYRLQSASTYPVVGNHFHRSEAKYDFDNMRVAQLIIPGAALQPQESVGQALAVSSLKRERYVYVINAAGAFLGVVSIHDIARKVLAQEITLDSPVSTVMDDNFPFVYQNQSMREGWEAFARVTLERLPVLNNPQEKRFLGALTKTSLIQKAQEFL
- a CDS encoding M48 family metallopeptidase — encoded protein: MSSLIYLQGYPENILQQVQTLIDNEKLGAFLQQRYPDTHDIVSDKALYDYTQALKNRFMRNAPPINKVLWDNKIKVMKHALGLHTAVSRVQGGKLKAKAEIRVSTFFRLAPEPFLRMIVVHELAHLKEKEHDKAFYQLCCHMEPDYHQLEFDARLWMTDQAMRGNAA